Proteins encoded within one genomic window of Bacillus thermozeamaize:
- a CDS encoding glycine/betaine ABC transporter produces the protein MDANRLPLGNWIDSLVGWLERTCGSLFDWIAFLVTAMIEGLHGFLQLFPWWLFLLLLMALCWVLAGWKLSVGAGLGLLLIANLGFWNDFLSTLSLVLVSSLLCFIIGIPIGIWSGKNDRVHAFIFPILDFMQTLPSFVYLLPAMAFFGIGLMPAAFATIVFAMPPVIRLTDLGIRQVPGQLIEAARAFGSSPRQMLFKVQLPVALPTIMAGMNQTIMLSLSMVVIASLIGAGGLGDGVTRALSRLETGMGFEYGIAVVIMAIILDRITQRIGDRFQVKSKGH, from the coding sequence ATGGACGCGAATCGTCTGCCGCTCGGGAACTGGATTGACAGTTTGGTCGGGTGGCTGGAGCGGACATGCGGTTCCCTCTTTGACTGGATTGCCTTTTTGGTCACAGCCATGATCGAAGGACTGCACGGATTCCTTCAGTTGTTTCCCTGGTGGCTGTTCTTGCTGCTGCTGATGGCCCTCTGCTGGGTTCTTGCCGGCTGGAAGCTGAGTGTCGGCGCAGGTCTCGGATTGCTGTTGATTGCCAATCTCGGTTTCTGGAACGATTTTCTGAGCACGCTCAGCCTGGTGTTGGTTTCGTCGTTGCTCTGTTTTATCATCGGGATCCCGATTGGGATCTGGTCCGGAAAAAATGACCGGGTCCATGCGTTCATCTTTCCGATCTTGGATTTCATGCAGACATTACCGTCTTTTGTTTATCTTCTGCCGGCCATGGCGTTTTTTGGCATCGGGCTGATGCCGGCCGCCTTTGCGACGATTGTTTTTGCGATGCCGCCTGTGATTCGCCTGACCGATTTGGGAATCCGTCAGGTCCCCGGACAATTGATTGAAGCGGCCAGGGCGTTTGGCTCTTCGCCGCGGCAAATGCTTTTCAAGGTGCAGTTGCCGGTCGCCCTGCCGACGATCATGGCCGGGATGAACCAGACGATCATGCTTTCACTGTCGATGGTGGTGATCGCTTCCCTGATCGGCGCGGGCGGACTCGGAGACGGTGTGACCCGGGCGTTGAGCCGGCTGGAGACTGGAATGGGGTTTGAATACGGCATCGCCGTCGTCATTATGGCGATTATTCTCGATCGGATTACACAGCGGATCGGTGATCGTTTTCAAGTGAAAAGCAAAGGTCATTGA
- a CDS encoding 2-hydroxy-acid oxidase has product MDLLQELRRLIPDERRVTVNETILEQHSRDLTYHKPHKPDVVVFPKDKREVQKVLQFANKHRIPVVPYGVGSSLEGHTIPTYGGISLDMTMMNRVLEIRPQDFLVRVEAGVTRNQLNQQLKPHGLFFPIDPGADATLGGMAATNASGTNAVRYGVMRQQVLGLEVVLADGTIITTGGMAVKSSAGYHLTGLFVGSEGTLGVITELTLRLYGIPEAVVAARAVFPDVESAGEAAVGMIASGIAIGKVELVDARTVAAVNAYKGTAYAEAPTLFLEFSGHSQTVRHEVEVAREIAMEHGCRSFEQETDPKARALLWEARHQAGLAIAASAPGKKLMATDVCVPISFLPEAIRHTRQLIDSYGMEAAIFGHVGDGNYHAAFIMDPNHPDDVKRAEEVNEQVVRFALEKGGTCTGEHGIGLGKIKYLKAEHGDSLAVMKAIKQVLDPGQILNPGKVLPE; this is encoded by the coding sequence ATGGATTTGTTGCAGGAGTTGCGGCGGCTCATTCCGGATGAGCGGCGGGTGACCGTCAATGAGACGATTCTGGAGCAACACAGCCGCGACCTGACGTACCACAAGCCGCACAAGCCGGATGTGGTGGTTTTTCCGAAAGACAAGCGGGAGGTTCAGAAGGTCCTTCAATTTGCCAACAAACACCGGATTCCCGTTGTCCCCTACGGTGTCGGAAGCAGTCTGGAAGGGCATACCATCCCGACATACGGCGGCATCAGCCTGGATATGACGATGATGAACCGGGTGCTGGAGATCCGGCCGCAGGATTTTCTCGTCCGTGTTGAGGCCGGCGTGACGCGCAATCAGCTGAATCAGCAATTGAAGCCGCACGGCCTGTTTTTCCCGATTGATCCGGGCGCCGATGCCACACTGGGCGGCATGGCGGCCACAAACGCCAGCGGAACCAATGCGGTGCGGTACGGCGTCATGCGCCAGCAGGTGCTGGGGTTGGAAGTGGTGCTTGCCGACGGGACGATTATCACCACGGGCGGGATGGCTGTCAAATCATCCGCCGGGTATCACCTGACGGGGCTCTTTGTCGGCTCGGAAGGCACGCTGGGTGTGATTACGGAACTCACGCTTCGTCTGTACGGGATCCCGGAAGCGGTCGTGGCCGCGCGAGCTGTCTTTCCCGATGTGGAATCGGCTGGGGAGGCCGCGGTGGGGATGATCGCCTCAGGGATCGCCATAGGCAAGGTGGAGCTGGTGGATGCGCGGACGGTGGCCGCCGTCAACGCGTATAAAGGGACGGCGTATGCGGAGGCGCCGACCCTGTTTCTCGAATTCAGCGGCCATTCCCAGACGGTCCGGCACGAAGTGGAGGTGGCGCGTGAAATCGCCATGGAGCATGGCTGCCGTTCCTTTGAGCAGGAGACGGATCCAAAGGCGCGGGCACTCCTCTGGGAAGCCCGCCATCAGGCGGGACTGGCGATCGCAGCCAGCGCGCCGGGGAAAAAACTGATGGCCACCGACGTATGTGTCCCGATTTCGTTTTTGCCGGAGGCGATTCGGCACACCCGGCAACTGATCGATTCGTACGGAATGGAGGCGGCCATCTTCGGTCACGTCGGAGACGGGAACTACCATGCCGCTTTCATCATGGATCCGAATCATCCTGATGATGTGAAACGGGCCGAGGAAGTCAATGAGCAGGTTGTCCGGTTTGCGCTGGAAAAAGGGGGGACCTGTACCGGAGAGCATGGCATCGGCTTGGGGAAAATCAAGTATCTGAAAGCGGAACACGGGGACTCCCTCGCCGTAATGAAAGCGATAAAACAGGTTCTGGATCCGGGACAGATTCTGAATCCGGGCAAGGTATTGCCGGAATGA
- a CDS encoding iron-sulfur cluster-binding protein: protein MWHKSSRKEGIPLPETVSSQSFAQRVRRGLENRFTRQTVGRVQDHFKAIRAHAFEDLGNVEEWRKRAAAIRNHTMENLDAYLEQFADQVTARGGKVFFAQDGEEACRYISQVARRHQVKTVVKGKSMVTEEIHLNDALAEDGIDVYETDLGEFIIQLAGERPFHIVGPAIHKDKAQIAELFSRLAGQTLPAESGALTRFAREYLREAFFKAEMGITGCNFAIAESGSVVLFSNEGNIRLVTTLPPIHVVVMGMERVVPTWEDLDILLTLLPRSVTGQKTSSYISAVTGPRKPGEADGPEELHVVIVDNGRSRMLGTRYQEALNCIRCGTCSLVCPVYRHIGGHAYGSVYNGPIGSVVSPLMDGLESWKELPFASSLCGACTEACPVNIPLHEYLVELRADAARELRPPWAEKMVARLFGWGTAHAPMYRMGQRMIGWMAKGTAEDGYVTSAAGPLGLWTRYRDLPQPAAQTFLQWWQERERREGHGEGE, encoded by the coding sequence ATGTGGCACAAGTCCTCGCGGAAGGAGGGAATTCCATTGCCGGAGACGGTCAGTAGCCAGAGCTTTGCCCAGCGGGTCCGGCGGGGCCTAGAGAACCGCTTCACCCGCCAGACGGTCGGGCGGGTGCAAGATCACTTCAAAGCGATTCGCGCCCACGCGTTCGAAGACCTGGGAAATGTTGAGGAATGGCGGAAGCGTGCAGCAGCGATCCGGAACCATACGATGGAGAACCTGGACGCCTATCTGGAACAGTTTGCCGACCAAGTGACGGCCAGAGGCGGGAAGGTGTTTTTTGCCCAAGATGGTGAGGAGGCCTGCCGGTACATCTCTCAGGTGGCCAGGCGGCATCAGGTGAAAACGGTCGTCAAGGGGAAGTCCATGGTGACCGAGGAAATCCACTTGAATGACGCCCTGGCGGAGGACGGGATTGACGTATACGAGACCGATCTAGGCGAGTTTATCATCCAGTTGGCGGGAGAACGGCCTTTTCACATCGTCGGCCCGGCGATTCACAAGGACAAGGCCCAAATAGCAGAACTGTTTTCGCGTCTGGCAGGCCAGACGCTGCCGGCGGAGTCAGGAGCGTTGACCCGCTTTGCCCGGGAATATCTGCGGGAGGCATTTTTCAAGGCGGAAATGGGGATCACCGGTTGCAACTTTGCCATTGCCGAGTCGGGTTCCGTGGTGCTTTTCAGCAATGAGGGCAATATCCGTCTCGTCACCACCCTGCCCCCGATTCACGTCGTGGTGATGGGGATGGAACGCGTCGTCCCGACCTGGGAGGACCTGGACATTCTCCTGACCTTGCTTCCGCGCAGCGTGACGGGGCAGAAGACGAGCAGTTATATCAGCGCCGTCACGGGTCCGCGAAAGCCGGGAGAGGCGGATGGTCCGGAGGAGTTGCATGTGGTCATTGTGGACAACGGCCGTTCCCGGATGCTCGGCACCCGGTATCAGGAGGCGTTGAATTGTATCCGTTGCGGGACTTGCTCGTTGGTTTGCCCGGTTTACCGGCACATCGGCGGGCATGCCTATGGCAGCGTCTACAATGGACCGATCGGCTCGGTCGTCAGTCCGCTGATGGATGGCCTGGAGAGCTGGAAAGAGCTGCCTTTTGCTTCCAGTTTGTGCGGTGCCTGCACCGAAGCCTGTCCGGTGAACATTCCCTTGCATGAGTACCTGGTGGAGCTGAGGGCAGATGCCGCTCGGGAGCTCAGACCCCCCTGGGCGGAGAAGATGGTGGCCCGGCTGTTTGGATGGGGGACGGCGCATGCCCCGATGTACCGGATGGGCCAGCGGATGATCGGGTGGATGGCCAAAGGAACGGCAGAAGACGGGTATGTCACTTCGGCTGCGGGGCCTCTCGGGCTTTGGACCCGATACCGGGACCTGCCGCAACCGGCTGCTCAGACCTTCCTGCAGTGGTGGCAGGAGCGGGAGAGGAGGGAGGGGCATGGCGAAGGTGAATGA
- a CDS encoding glycine/betaine ABC transporter ATP-binding protein: MGDFEALDDKRYPSDHPTPIIRVRQLTKIFGPQPERALQLLRQGKDKAEIFKELEATVGVNQATFDVYPGEIFVVMGLSGSGKSTLLRCLNRLIEPTEGEVWIGDQEITRLDEKSMRHIRQKRMSMVFQQFALFPHRTVLDNVAYGLEVQGVPRSERLERAKQTLSLVGLSGWESQLPGQLSGGMQQRVGLARALCNDPDILLMDEAFSALDPLIREDMQDELLNLQSQMQKTIVFITHDLNEALKLGDRIALMLDGSIVQIGTPEEIISNPSNDYVARFVRGVDITKVLTAEDVMKKPEPTITPKDGPRVALKMMRDWGISSIFVVERNRRLLGLLTADAAFHATEKGERDILPLISQDFSRVAPEQPIEEILPVVANAKAPLAVTDEEHRLLGVIVRGSVLEALASKGGEPDGRESSAARELD; encoded by the coding sequence ATGGGGGATTTTGAAGCTTTGGATGACAAAAGATATCCTTCGGATCACCCAACACCGATCATACGTGTCCGGCAATTGACCAAGATTTTCGGACCGCAACCGGAACGCGCGCTCCAGTTGCTGCGGCAAGGAAAGGACAAAGCAGAGATTTTCAAGGAGCTGGAGGCCACGGTCGGTGTCAACCAGGCCACCTTTGACGTGTATCCGGGTGAGATTTTTGTCGTAATGGGGCTTTCTGGAAGCGGCAAGTCCACGCTCCTGCGATGCTTGAACCGCCTGATCGAGCCGACGGAAGGGGAAGTATGGATTGGTGATCAGGAGATCACCCGATTGGATGAAAAGTCGATGCGGCACATCCGTCAGAAGCGGATGAGCATGGTCTTTCAGCAGTTCGCCCTGTTCCCTCACCGGACCGTTTTGGACAATGTGGCATATGGCCTGGAGGTTCAGGGCGTGCCCCGTTCTGAGCGGCTGGAGCGGGCGAAACAAACGCTCTCCCTGGTCGGATTGTCCGGTTGGGAGTCACAGCTGCCGGGGCAACTCAGCGGCGGCATGCAACAACGGGTCGGTCTTGCGCGGGCATTGTGCAATGACCCGGACATCCTCTTGATGGACGAAGCCTTTTCCGCTCTTGACCCCCTGATTCGGGAAGATATGCAAGATGAACTCTTGAACCTGCAAAGCCAGATGCAAAAAACCATCGTTTTCATTACCCACGATCTCAACGAGGCGTTGAAACTGGGGGACCGGATTGCCCTGATGCTGGACGGGAGCATCGTGCAAATCGGCACGCCGGAAGAGATTATCAGCAATCCCTCCAATGATTATGTGGCCCGCTTTGTGCGCGGGGTCGACATCACCAAGGTTCTGACGGCGGAAGATGTGATGAAAAAGCCGGAGCCGACGATTACGCCCAAGGACGGGCCGCGGGTTGCCCTGAAAATGATGCGTGACTGGGGCATTTCCAGCATTTTTGTTGTGGAACGAAACAGACGGCTTCTCGGTTTGCTGACAGCAGACGCGGCTTTTCATGCGACCGAAAAAGGGGAACGGGACATTCTTCCGCTCATCTCCCAGGATTTCAGCCGTGTGGCTCCTGAGCAACCCATTGAAGAGATTCTGCCTGTCGTGGCCAACGCCAAGGCGCCGCTGGCGGTGACCGACGAGGAACATCGCCTGCTTGGCGTGATTGTCCGCGGTTCGGTGCTGGAAGCATTGGCTTCAAAAGGAGGTGAACCCGATGGACGCGAATCGTCTGCCGCTCGGGAACTGGATTGA